The region ATTTGTGATTTAGTTTCTACTGGAGCAACATTAGAAGCGAATGGTTTAAAAGAAGTGGAAGTAATTTATTCTTCTTCAGCGTGTTTAGTTTCTCGAATTGGAGAGATTTCTGATATCAAAAAAAACTTAATTAATAAATTGATTACACGTATTCAGGGAGTTATTAAAGCCAGAGAATCAAAATATATTATGTTACATGCTCCTTATACAAAAATACAATCAGTGATATCTTTATTGCATGGAGCTGAACATCCTACAATATCTAAATTAGCAGGAGAAACAAAAAAAGTAGCAATTCATATGGTTAGTAGTGAAACACTATTTTGGGAAACAATGGAAAAATTAAAATCTTTAGGAGCTAGTTCAATATTAGTTTTACCAATTGAAAAAATGATGGAATAAATTATATGTTATTAAATAATGAAATTATTATTTGGAATAAATTGAATATTTATCAGAAAAAAAAAATACTACTTAGACCAGCAATATCTCAATCAATTAATATACGTCATTTAGTTTTAAAAATTATTCAACATGTTGAATTACATGGAGATAACGCGCTAATAAAATATACAAAAAAATTTGATAATTTAAATGTTAAGAATTTTCTTGTTGATCATAATAGAATAAATGATTCGGAATTCTTATTAAATAAAGAATTAAAAAATGCTATTTTACATGCAAAAAATAATATTCAATCTTTTCATTCTTTACAATATATGAAAGAAATTGATATAAATACGCAAGTCGGTGTTCGTTGTAAACAAAAAATTCTTCCAATACAATCTGTTGGTTTATATGTTCCTGGAGGGACTGCACCATTATTATCTACTGCTTTAATGTTGGCAATTCCAGCAAAAATAGCAAAATGTAAAAATATTGTGTTATGTTCTCCCCCTCCAATTATGAATGAGATTTTGTATATTGCAAAAATATGTGGTGTACACTCCGTCTTTGAAGTTGGAGGAGCTCAAGCTATTGCAGCTATGGGATTTGGTACCGAAACTATTCCTAAAGTAAATAAAATTTTTGGTCCTGGTAATATGTATGTTACTGAAGCTAAAATACAGTTAAATCAATTAATTCCTGGACTATCAATTGATATGATTGCTGGCCCTTCTGAATTATTAATTATTGCTGATGATACAGCTAATCCTATTTTTCTTGCAGCAGATGTATTATCTCAAGCAGAGCACGGTATAGATTCGCAAATTATTGTACTCACAAATAGTAAATTTATTTTGGAAGAAATTCTTCTTAATATTAATCGTCAACTATGTAATTCTTCAAGATTAGAAATTATGAAAACAGCATTATCAAATAGTCGATTTGTTTTAACATCTACTATAGAAGAATGTATTGATATAGCAAATCAATATGCTTCGGAACATGTGATTATTCAAACAAAATCTCCTAAAAAGATAGAAAAAGATATTGTTAATGCTGGTTCTGTTTTTTTAGGCTTGTGGACTCCAGAATCTGTAGGAGATTATGCATCTGGTACAAATCATGTTTTGCCAACAAATTTTAATTCTACTTCTGTTTCAGGTTTAAGTGTCATAGATTTTCAAAAAAAAATTACTGTGCAAGAATTAACTCCTTTTGGATTAAAAAAATTGTCTTCAACAATAAATATGTTGACAAAGTCGGAAAATATGCATGCGCATAATTTCGCTGTTCAAGTTCGTCTTGGTGTAATTAAGGAGAAATATGAAAAATTGTCTTAAAAAATTATTTCGTAGCGATCTTTTGACATTAGAGCCATACCGATCAGCAAGATTAATTGGTGGAAATGGAAAAATTTGGTTAAATGCAAATGAATGTTTTTCACCTCCTTCCTTTAATTTGAATAATTTTTTTTTTAACCGATATCCTGAATGTCAACCAAAAATTTTATTAGAAAAATATTCTTTTTATTCTGGAATAAAACAAAAAAATATTTTAGTTAGTAGGGGTGCGGATGAGGCAATTGAACTATTAATTCGTGCTTTTTGTATACCAGGGAAAGATTGTATTATGACATTTCCACCTACTTATATGATGTATTCTAAAATATCGGAAATTTATGGTATACAAAATATAAAAATTCCATTAATTAATAACATAAAATTAGATTTTGAAAAAATTAGTTTGTATGTTCAAAATGTAAAATTAATATATCTATGTCGTCCAAATAATCCGACAGGTCATTTATTAAATTTAAAAAATGTAATATCTGTTTTAGATGTAGTAAAAAATGATTCTATTGTTGTAATTGATGAAGCGTATATTGAATTTTGTGAAAAAAATACATTAACTTTTTTATTGAAAAAATATGATAATTTAATTATTTTAAGAACGTTGTCGAAATCTTTTGGTTTAGCTGGTATTCGATGTGGTTTTACATTAGCACATGAAGATATTATACAAATTTTAAACAAGATTATTGCGCCATATCCATTAACTATGCCTAGTATTGACATTGCAATACAAGCTTTGGAAGATACTAATATTTTAGTTATGAAGAATAGAGTATCAGTATGTAATCAGAATAAATTATGGTTATTAAAAAAAATAAAAAAATTAAGTTTAGTAAATTATATTTTTGATAGTCAAGCTAATTATATTTTAGTAAATTTTTTTTATGCAAAAAAAATATTTAATATTTTATGGAATCAAGGAATTATTTTACGTGATCAAAGTCATGAATTAAGTTTAAAAAACTGTCTTAGAATTACAATTGGCACCAAAAAAGAATGTGAACTTTTATATTTTGCATTAAAAAATATATCATTAGAACAATGTAAATAGTTTATGGGAAGAGCTATTATGCAAAATAAAATATTATTTATTGATCGTGATGGAACTTTAATTCATGAACCAACGGATAATTTTCAAGTTGATAAAATTGAAAAATTGATGTTTGAGCCATTTGTTATTGTAGTATTGAAAAAGTTGATTGATCACGGTTTTAAACTAGTTATGGTAAGTAATCAAGATGGTTTGTATACAGAGAATTTTCCTTACTGTGATTTTATTTCGTCTCATAAAATTATGGTAGATACTTTTTTATCACAAGGTGTGTATTTTGATTATATTCTTATCTGTCCTCACATGCCTTATGAAAATTGTAATTGTCGTAAACCTAATACTGAGTTAGTTGCTCCTTGGATTATTAATAATAATTTGTTAGATAAAAAAAATAGTTATTTTATTGGAGATAGAGTAACAGATATAGAATTAGCTAATAAAATGGGTATTAAAGGAATTTTATATAATAAAAATTGTACGAATTGGAAGGATATTTATAATATTATTTGTAAAAAAGATAGAAAATGTACAATTGTTCGTAATACAAAAGAAACAAGAATTAATGTAAAATTATGGCTGGATAAAGAAGGAACAAGTTTAATTGATACTGGGATTCATTTTTTCGATCATATGTTAGATCAAATTGCTGTACATGGAAATATTGTAATGAATATTTCTGTTGTTGGTGATTTAGAGATTGATGATCATCATACAATTGAGGATACAGGTATTGTTTTAGGTAAAGCAATTAAAAAATGTTTAGGTAATAAATTAGGAATTGAGAGATTTGGTTTTTATGTACCTATGGATGAAAGTTCTACTTATTGTTTGTTAGATTTTTCTGGAAGACCATATTTAAAATTTATTGGGAATTTTAAGAATCAATATGTTGGAGATTTTAGTACGAATATGGTAGAACATTTTTTTAGATCGTTGTCTTACTCTATGTGTAGTACTATTCATATAGTGAGTATGGGTGGATTAAATGATCATCATCGTATTGAAAGTATATTTAAGGCGTTTGGTCGTTCTTTAAAGCAAGCTATTCGTATTTCTGGAAAAAAAATTCCTACTTCTAAAGGAATATTATAATGAAAATAGTAATTTTAGATACAAATTGTGCTAATCTTTTATCTGTAAAATGTGCTATTGAGAAATTAGGTTATCATCCAATTATTACAAATGATGCAAGTACGATCTCTAATGCTAATAAATTATTAATTCCTGGAGTAGGTAGTGCTATAGGAATTATGAAACAGTTGTCTCAAAAAAAACTTATTCAAGTTATTCAAGATATCACCTGTCCTGTTTTAGGAATATGTTTAGGTATGCAGGTTTTATCTTCTTTTAGCGAAGAATCAAATGGCATAAATATGCTAAATATTATTGATACGCCGGTAAAACTACTAGATACAAAACATTTTCCTTTGCCACATACAGGATGGAATCAAGTTATATTTGATAATTGTAATCATCCATTATTTAAAAATATTTTATCTGGTTCATGGTTTTATTTTATTCATAGTTATGCTTTTCCTATACATCACTATACAATAGCAAAATCTTTTTACCAAGAATATTTTAGTTCTGTTATACAAAAAAATAATTTTTTTGGAGTACAATTTCATCCAGAAAAATCTGGTTCTAACGGTAAAAAACTATTATTAAACTTTTTAGAGATGTGAATTTATGATTATTCCTGCAATAGATATATTAAATAATAAAATAGTTCGATTATATCAAGGAAATTATGATTTAGTGAAGTATTATTCAGAAGATATATATAATTTAATAGAAAAGTATGTTTTTTATGGCGCAAAAGTTATTCATATAGTCGATTTAAATTCTGCTGGTGATAAGACTTATCAACGTAGCACAATATTTAATGATATAATTTTTAATTTTAAAAATATTGTACAAATTGCGGGAGGGATTACTTCGGAAAAAGATATAGATTATTTTTTATCTAATGGAGCAAAAAGGGTTGTTCTTGGTACTATTGTGATGAATAATATTCGTCAGGTAAAAAAATGGATTCAATATTATGGTAATGAATATATTGTTGTTGCATTGGATGTTCATGTTATTAGTGAAAATATAAATATTGTTTTTACTAATGGATGGAAAAATAATACTCATATTAAATTAGAAGATGTTTTATATGAATTATATGAATCGAATATTAAATATGTATTATCTACTGATATTTCTAAAGATGGAACATTGAATGGACCAAATTTTTTATTATATAAAAATCTTGTTCAGAAATTTCCTGGTATTTGTTTTCAGGCATCCGGAGGTATTCATAAATTACATGATATTGTAAAATTAAAAAAAATTGGTGTTTCTGATGTTATACTTGGGAAAAGTTTATTAGAAAAAAAATTCACTGTTCTGGAGGCTATGCAATGTTGGCGAAACGGATTATTCCCTGTTTAGATGTTCGAGATGGGTATGTTGTTAAAGGTATTCAATTTAAAAATCATACTATAATAGGAGATATGGTTCAGCTTGCAAAAAAATATGTCTTAGATGGTGCAGATGAATTAGTTTTTTATGATATTCATGCTTCTTCTAATAATTCTACTGTTGATAAGAAATGGATATATCAAATTGCTAAAGTAATTGACATACCATTTTGTGTAGCTGGAGGTATTCGTAATATTCAAGATGTACGAACAATTTTATCATATGGGGCAGATAAAATTTCTATTAATTCTCCTGCAATTCATGATCCTAATTTAATTACTCGTATTGCTGATCAATTCGGTTCACAATGTGTTGTTGTTGGTGTAGATTCGTGGTTTGATATCGTTACTAAAAATTATTATGTTTATCAGTATACTGGTCGACCAGAATTAATGAAAAAAACATCTTGGAAAACAATCGATTGGATTAAGGAAGTACAAAAAAGGGGATCGGGAGAAATTGTATTAAATGTTATGAATCAAGATGGTGTAAAAAATGGGTATGATTTACATCAATTAAAAAAAATTAGAAAGATTTGTAATATTCCATTAATTGCTTCTGGCGGAGCTGGAAAAATGGATCATTTTTATGAGGTATTTAAATATGTTAATGTTGAAGGAGCATTAGCAGCATCAGTATTTCATCATGATATTTTTAGTATTCAAAATTTAAAAAATTTTTTGATAAAAAAAGGGATAAAAATTAGAATATGTTAAATAATGAACAATTTTTAAAAATTAATTGGGATAAAGTGCATGGTTTAATTCCTTGTATTATACAAAATATATTGTCATCAGAAGTTTTGATGCATGGATATATGAATCAAAAAGCACTGGAAAAAACTCAAAGAAAAAAAATTGTAACATTCTATTCACGTACTAAAAATAGATTATGGACTAAAGGTGAATCTTCAGGAAATTTTTTAAAAGTAATAAAGATTGTTTTAGATTGTGATGCAGATACTTTATTATTATTAGTTAAACCGATTGGGAAAACATGTCATTTGAATAATAATAGTTGTTTTCAAGGTAATAAATCATACTATACGAATTTTTTTTATTTAGAAGAAAAAATTAAAAAAAAAAAAAAAAAAATGTATGATTCTTCTTATACTGCTTATTTACATCAAGAAGGTATTAATAAAATTGCGCAAAAGTTAGGAGAAGAAGCGGTAGAAACTGTGATTGCTGCTTTAAATAATAATAAAAAAGACATAATTAATGAATCCTCAGATTTAATTTATCATTTTTTAGTTTTATTACATAATTGTAATTTGAATTTTTCTGATATTATTTATAATTTATATTTACGTGGATTAAAGGATAATATTCATGATTAATTGTCTTTTAAAAAATTTTTATATAATATATTAATGAGATATTTGAAGGAATGAAAAATATGCGTAAAAATGATATTGGTGTAATTGGGCTTGCTGTTATGGGAAGCAATTTAGCTACAAATATTGCAAATCATGGTTATTTTGTTTCAGTTTTTAATCGAACTGCTCAAAAAACAAAAGATTTTTTGAAAAATCATCCGAATAAAAATATTATTCCTTATTTTTCTATTAATGATTTTGTAAATTCTTTATCATCTCCAAGATGTATAATTTTAATGGTACAATCAGGTATTGCAACCGATAATACTATTCAATCTATTATTCCTCATTTACATTCTAATGACATTATTGTTGATGGTGGAAATTCGTTTTATCAAGATACAATACAACGACATCAAAATTTATTAAAAAAAAAGATTAATTTTATTGGAATGGGAATTTCTGGAGGAGAATATGGTGCTTTAACAGGACCTGCAATTATGCCTGGAGGGGATAAAAAAATATATGATATTATTTCTCCTATTTTCACCTCAATAGCAGCTAAATATAATGATGAATCATGTATCAATTATATTGGACCTGATGGTTCTGGTCATTATGTAAAAATGGTACATAATGGTATTGAATATGCAGATATGCAAATTATTGCAGAAACATATACTATCTTAAAAAATATTCTTTTTTTAAGTAATCAAGAAATTTCAGAAATTTTTAATACCTGGAATCAAGGAGAATTAAAAAGTTATTTGCTTGATATTACGAAAAATATACTTTTAAAAAAAGAAGGGAAATATGATTTGATAGATTTAATTTTAGATGAAGCATGTAGTAAAGGTACTGGAATATGGACATGTCAAGATGCTTTAAATCTTCATGAGTCGTTAACTATGATTACTAGTTCTGTATTTTCTAGATTTTTATCTTCTTTAAAATCGCAAAGAATGCTAGCTTCTAAAATTTTATCCTCACCTAAAATCATTCCAGTATTATGTAATCAAGTAGAATTTATAGAACAATTAAGGCAAGCTTTATATTTAAGTAAAATTATTTCATACGCACAAGGATTTTCACAATTATCAATTGCTTCTAAAAAATATAATTGGAATTTAAAATTTTATAATATTGCTAAAATATTTCGTTCAGGATGTATTATTCAGGCAGATATTTTGAATCATATCGTTAAAGTATACAAATATGATAATAATATTATTAATTTATTATTATCTCCATATTTTCAAAGTATTGCTAATAGCTATCATATATCATTACGATCAGTAATTTCATATACTATACAGCAAGGTATTTCTATACCAACATTTTCTTCTGCAATTTCTTATTACGACGGTTATCGTACAGCACAATCTTCGGCTAATTTAATTCAAGCACAGAGAGATTATTTTGGGTCTCATACGTATAAACGATGTGACAAGTCTGGAATATATCATACAAATTGGTTACAATAATTTTTTTATTTTTTTAGAATTTACAATCTTATATTAAATAGATTAATAAAATTTATTTGATTAATATATTAATCTATTTAAATAATTACATTTTTATAATAATATTTACTTTCATCAAATAGTATAATGGAAATTGAAATAAATATATGAAAATATTAAAAAAAAAATTTTAGTTACTTGCGCTTTACCGTATGCAAATGGTCCTATACATATAGGACATATGTTGGAACATATTCAAGCTGATATTTGGGTAAGATATAAAAAATTGATAGGGTATAATAATATATGGTTTATTTGTGCAGATGATTCGCATGGTACAGCTATTATGTTAAATGCAAAAGAGTTAAATATTTCTCCAAACGTTTTGATATCTGATATTTTTTATGATCATCTAGGTGATTTTAGTGCTTTTAATATTTCTTATGATTACTTTTCTTCTACTCATCATATTGAAAATATGTATTTTTTACATAAGGTATATTATCAATTAAAATTAAAAAAACTTATTAAAGTAAAAAGTATTTTACAATTATATGATACAAAAGAAAATATTTTTCTTCCTGATCGATTTGTTAGAGGTACATGTCCAAATTGTTTTTCTAAAAATCAATATGGAGATAATTGTAGTTCTTGTGGAGCTATATACCAAGCTGAAGATTTAATTAATCCTATTTCTAGTATTTCTTATACTATTCCCGTTATGCGTAGTTCTGCTCATATTTTTTTAGATTTAAAAAAATTGCAAACTGTTTTATTTCAATGGATTCAATCTGGTGTTATGTATGATCAAATTGTTAATCATATGAAAACATGGTTTAAAAAAGATTTAAAAAACTGGAATATCTCTAGAGATTTACCATATTTTGGTTTTCAAGTTCCAGATATGTTAAATAAATATTTTTACGTGTGGTTGGATGCAACAATTGCATATATTAGTACATTCAAACAATTTTGTCGTCAAAACAATTCTCTAAATTTTCATGAATTTTGGAAAGAAGATTCTAAAACGGAATTATACCATTTTATCGGGAAAGATATTATTTATTTTCATGCTTTATTTTGGCCAGCGATTTTAGAAGGTATGAACTTTAGAAAACCTACCAAAATATTTGTACATGGACATGTAACACTGAAGGGTATAAAATTTTCAAAATCTAAAAATAATAGTATTACTATAAAAAATTGGTTGAAATATTTTGATTCTGATAGTTTGCGATATTACTATGCATCTAAGTTATCTGCTAATATTGAGGATATTGAATTTGATATACAGGATTTTGTGTATAAGATTAATTCGGATATTGTTAATAAAATTGTTAATTTAGCAGCACGAAGTGCCAGTTTTTTAAATAAATATTTTGATAGTGTATTATCAAAAGAAATTGAAAATCATGATTTATATAATCATTTTGTTAGTTTAAATTATCAGATTAATAATTTTTTTCATAACGGAGAATTTCATTTAGTAATCAAACATGTTATACAGCTAGCAGATTTAGCTAATCAATATATAAATGATAAAAAACCGTGGAATATTGTAATTAAAAAAGGAAACCGTGATTTGCAAAATATTTGTTCAATGGGTATTAATTTATTTCGTATTATTATGATTTATTTAAAACCAATTATACCTGATATATCTAAAAAGTCAGAGTTATTTTTATTAAATGAATTATCTTGGAATAATTTACATATTCCATTAATTAATCATCGTATTGCTATTTTTAAACCGTTATATACAAGAATTAATATTATTGATATTAATGATTTAATGATTTAATATTTTATCTCATTTATCCAAGATATGTTCCATGTTTTGATAATTTTTTTTTTATTTTTTTTGTATGCAAGATTTACTATTCCAATAATAGCAATTGGTTGGTTATTGTAAAATAAAATTGGTATTCGGTTCCTATTCCATGGAGTGATTTGATTTTCCTGTAAAATTGTTTTCGTTCTTTTTTTGTAATATTGATTAATATAAATAGTTTTATTTAACTGAAATCTTATATTTATTAAATCTGTTTTTTTTGGTTTAGGTAATTTTATACCTAATCTATTTTTTGTTAAATATCCCAAATTTTGGGGTAGTGTTAACGATTTATTGTGGTTATGCCAAAATAAAATTTTATTTTTTATTGATTTTTTTTTTTTGATATAATAGATTTTGTTTTTGTATCTAGTAATTATATTCTTTTTTATAGCAATTGTATTATTTTTATTCTGTTCTTTGTTGACAACTAAATTAGTATAAATATTTTGAGTGTTGATATAATTTATAGTATTTTTAGTTTTTAAAAATAACCATCTTCGTATCAGTAATGTTTGTATAATATTACTATAATTTTGGAAAAAATATATATTAAATATATTTTTAAATGTTTTTTGTTTTTTTATTTCTTGATCTAAAAAATAATTTAATGCATGTTCTTGATTGTATAAAATTTTCATACTTTTAATACAATTGTTAATAAAATATGGCCATTTATTTTGCATTTTGATTATTATTTTATTTCTAATAAAATTTCTATCGTATTTATTGGATAAATTACTTTCGTCATTAATCCAATTTATTTTATTTTTTTTTGCCCAATTTTCTAATTGTAATTTAGTATATTTTAATAATGGTCTTATTATAATTTTGTTTGAATGTAAGTACCGTAGATGTGGTATACCAGATAAACCAGGTATACCTCTTCCTTTTATAAGAGATAAAAATAGTGTTTCACACTGATCATTTGCATGATGTCCAGTGACTAATATTTCATTAGGTAACATGTTTTTTTCAAAAATTTTGTAACGTAGTTTTCTTGCATTGTTTTGAAAATTATTTTTAGTTGTAATTTTTATATTTTTTTGAATAAATTGAATTTTATACGTTTGACATGTTTTTTTACAGTGTTGAGAGAAAGTTTTTGTTTTTTTACTTGTGTTATGATTAATATAAATTGCTCTAATTTGTATAAATGGTTTTTTTTTTTGAAATGGTATTAGTTGGTTTAGCAAAACTGTTGAATCCAAACCGCCACTGTAAGCGATTAAAATTTTTTGATTTTTTTTTATTTTTTTAATAAATTTTTGTATTAAATTGATTTTATTCATTTTTTGATAAATATTTTCAATTTTTTAAATATCACATTTATGCGTTCGAGTGGATTCGAACCACTGACTTCCACCATGTCATGATGGCACTCTAACCAACTGAGTTACGAACGCTTATGTAAATAAAAAAGTAAGATTTATATTTTAAAATGATTGGTGTTATAATAAATTATAAATATTATTATATATGTTATAATTTTATAATCAATATTTATTTTTAATAGGTAAATATGTTTACTGGTATTATCAGTGGTTTAGCTAATATAGTTATGGTATGTCACAAAGAAAAATTTAGCACGATCACAGTTCATTTTCCAACAAATTTGTTGTATAATTTAAAAATTGGTGATTCTGTTGCAAATAATGGATGTTGTTTAACAGTGACTCGAATAAAGAATGATTTTGTTGATTTTGATATCATGCAAGAAACTTTAAAAATTACTAATTTGGGTTTATTGAAAGAAAATGATAAAATTAATATTGAACGATCTTTAAAATTTGGTGATGAAATTGGAGGTCATTTAGTTTCTGGTCATATTTTAGGAATAGCAAAAATATTAGATATTATTGATAAATATCAAAATAAAAAAATTTTTTTTCAAGTATGTGATGCATCTATTATGAAATATATTTTTTTAAAAGGTTTTATCTCTATTGATGGTATTAGTTTAACTATTGGAAATATATATAAAAATAAATTTTTTGTATCTTTTATTCCTGAAACGATATTTTCAACCAATATTTCTTTTAGAAAAATTGGTGATATAGTAAATATTGAAGTAGATTATTATACTAAAGTTTTTTTTGATTATATGGATCGTATTCGTATTCATGAAAGATAATTTTTCTTTATTACCCTTTTATTTTTCTTTTGGATGATGATTATATGAGTATTGTAAATATTTTAGATGAATTAAAGGAAAGGGGTTTTGTTTTTTATGTTAGTAATTTTGATCATTTAAAAAAAAATATTTTAAGTACCCCAATTACTGTATACTGTGGGTTTGATCCTACAGCAGATAGTTTACATGTTGGTCATCTTTTACCATTATTATGTCTCATGTGGTTTCAAAAATACGGTCATAAAATCATTATTGTTATTGGAAATGCAACAAGTTTAATTGGTGACCCTAGTTTTAAATTAGAAGAGAGAAAATTTCAAGAACCGCGTAATATAATAAAGTGGAGTAAAGAGATTAAAAAGCAGATTTATAATATTTTTTCAATCAATAATTGTCAAAAACCAATCATCTTAAATAATTATGATTGGTTTAAAAATATGACAATGATTACATTTTTAAGAGATATTGGAAAATTTTTTTCTGTGAATAAAATGATTAGTAGAAAATCAGTTCGTAAACGTATTAATAGAACTGATCATGGTATATCTTTTACAGAATTTTCTTATAATCTTTTACAATCATATGATTTTTTACAATTACATAAAAATTATAAAGTGGTGTTACAAATTGGCGGATCAGATCAATGGGGGAATATATCTTCAGGAATTGAGTTGATACAACGAATATATAAAAAACAAGTTTTTGGATTAACAGTACCATTGTTATTAAAAAAAAATGGTGATAAATTTGGGAAAAGTGATCATCAGTCTATGGTTTGGTTAAATATTACAAAAACTAGTCCGTATAAATTTTATCAATTCTGGTTAAATATTCATGATGATTTAGTATATAGTTTTTTAAATCTTTTTACTTTTTTAAGTCGTTTTGAAATTAAATCTATTCAAGATAATTCTTATGATATAAATAAAATTAAAGTAATTTTAGCAAGTAAGATTACGGAAATTGTACATGGTAAGCACGCATTACAGTCTGCAGAAAGAATTACGAGTAATTTGTTTTTTGGAAATGTAAAAGATTTAAAAGAATCTGATTTTTTACAATTGCAGCAAGATGGTATATTTTGTATTGATATTTTAAGTAATATAGATTTTAAGCAAATATTAGTAGATTCTAAATTATCTGTTTCACGCAGTCATGCGCATCAATTAATTATAGCAGGTGCAATTAAAATTAATTCTAGAAAAGAAATTGATCCTGGTTATAAATTTGTTGATTCTGATCGTATTTTTTCAAAATATACTATTCTTTCGAAAGGAAAGAAAAATCATTGCTTATTATGTTGGTAATTTTTTCCTAAACTGGAAACTTTCTCCACATCCACATAATGACTTTACTTTTGGATTATTAAATGTAATATGCATATTTATTCCGTCTATATTCTTCAGTTCTATTTTTGTCTCATCAATAAGTGACATATATTGAATTGGAATATATATTTTGATATTATTTTGTATATGTAAGTAAAAATCTTTTTTGTTTATTTTTTTTTCCTCATGCATTAAAGATATTTGATATTTGTATCCAGCACATCCGGATTTTTTCATGCTAATCTGAATTCCATGTATATGGTAATTTTTTTTTATTATATTTTTGAAATATTGTATTGCATCTTCTGTTATAATGATTCCATTCCAATTTTTTTTTTTTTTCATATTATATTTTTAAATTTTTAATAGTAATACATTAGTTGATATTTTATCACAAAATATTGTAATGTTTTTGAAAATAATAAATTTTAAATTTAATTTATAATTTAATATATTTGATTAATTTTATATTATATTTTTATTTTTATGATTTTTTTTTGATAAAATTGTTTATTT is a window of Buchnera aphidicola (Shivaphis celti) DNA encoding:
- the tilS gene encoding tRNA lysidine(34) synthetase TilS, producing the protein MNKINLIQKFIKKIKKNQKILIAYSGGLDSTVLLNQLIPFQKKKPFIQIRAIYINHNTSKKTKTFSQHCKKTCQTYKIQFIQKNIKITTKNNFQNNARKLRYKIFEKNMLPNEILVTGHHANDQCETLFLSLIKGRGIPGLSGIPHLRYLHSNKIIIRPLLKYTKLQLENWAKKNKINWINDESNLSNKYDRNFIRNKIIIKMQNKWPYFINNCIKSMKILYNQEHALNYFLDQEIKKQKTFKNIFNIYFFQNYSNIIQTLLIRRWLFLKTKNTINYINTQNIYTNLVVNKEQNKNNTIAIKKNIITRYKNKIYYIKKKKSIKNKILFWHNHNKSLTLPQNLGYLTKNRLGIKLPKPKKTDLINIRFQLNKTIYINQYYKKRTKTILQENQITPWNRNRIPILFYNNQPIAIIGIVNLAYKKNKKKIIKTWNISWINEIKY
- the hisF gene encoding imidazole glycerol phosphate synthase subunit HisF gives rise to the protein MLAKRIIPCLDVRDGYVVKGIQFKNHTIIGDMVQLAKKYVLDGADELVFYDIHASSNNSTVDKKWIYQIAKVIDIPFCVAGGIRNIQDVRTILSYGADKISINSPAIHDPNLITRIADQFGSQCVVVGVDSWFDIVTKNYYVYQYTGRPELMKKTSWKTIDWIKEVQKRGSGEIVLNVMNQDGVKNGYDLHQLKKIRKICNIPLIASGGAGKMDHFYEVFKYVNVEGALAASVFHHDIFSIQNLKNFLIKKGIKIRIC
- the metG gene encoding methionine--tRNA ligase — protein: MYENIKKKILVTCALPYANGPIHIGHMLEHIQADIWVRYKKLIGYNNIWFICADDSHGTAIMLNAKELNISPNVLISDIFYDHLGDFSAFNISYDYFSSTHHIENMYFLHKVYYQLKLKKLIKVKSILQLYDTKENIFLPDRFVRGTCPNCFSKNQYGDNCSSCGAIYQAEDLINPISSISYTIPVMRSSAHIFLDLKKLQTVLFQWIQSGVMYDQIVNHMKTWFKKDLKNWNISRDLPYFGFQVPDMLNKYFYVWLDATIAYISTFKQFCRQNNSLNFHEFWKEDSKTELYHFIGKDIIYFHALFWPAILEGMNFRKPTKIFVHGHVTLKGIKFSKSKNNSITIKNWLKYFDSDSLRYYYASKLSANIEDIEFDIQDFVYKINSDIVNKIVNLAARSASFLNKYFDSVLSKEIENHDLYNHFVSLNYQINNFFHNGEFHLVIKHVIQLADLANQYINDKKPWNIVIKKGNRDLQNICSMGINLFRIIMIYLKPIIPDISKKSELFLLNELSWNNLHIPLINHRIAIFKPLYTRINIIDINDLMI
- the gndA gene encoding NADP-dependent phosphogluconate dehydrogenase, coding for MRKNDIGVIGLAVMGSNLATNIANHGYFVSVFNRTAQKTKDFLKNHPNKNIIPYFSINDFVNSLSSPRCIILMVQSGIATDNTIQSIIPHLHSNDIIVDGGNSFYQDTIQRHQNLLKKKINFIGMGISGGEYGALTGPAIMPGGDKKIYDIISPIFTSIAAKYNDESCINYIGPDGSGHYVKMVHNGIEYADMQIIAETYTILKNILFLSNQEISEIFNTWNQGELKSYLLDITKNILLKKEGKYDLIDLILDEACSKGTGIWTCQDALNLHESLTMITSSVFSRFLSSLKSQRMLASKILSSPKIIPVLCNQVEFIEQLRQALYLSKIISYAQGFSQLSIASKKYNWNLKFYNIAKIFRSGCIIQADILNHIVKVYKYDNNIINLLLSPYFQSIANSYHISLRSVISYTIQQGISIPTFSSAISYYDGYRTAQSSANLIQAQRDYFGSHTYKRCDKSGIYHTNWLQ
- the hisIE gene encoding bifunctional phosphoribosyl-AMP cyclohydrolase/phosphoribosyl-ATP diphosphatase HisIE, encoding MLNNEQFLKINWDKVHGLIPCIIQNILSSEVLMHGYMNQKALEKTQRKKIVTFYSRTKNRLWTKGESSGNFLKVIKIVLDCDADTLLLLVKPIGKTCHLNNNSCFQGNKSYYTNFFYLEEKIKKKKKKMYDSSYTAYLHQEGINKIAQKLGEEAVETVIAALNNNKKDIINESSDLIYHFLVLLHNCNLNFSDIIYNLYLRGLKDNIHD